A region from the Pseudomonas promysalinigenes genome encodes:
- a CDS encoding bifunctional diguanylate cyclase/phosphodiesterase, with protein sequence MLPMPAILLSFLMLWNTAAGALTLTDDEKTWLTAHPQLRLGVDASWPPFEFRDQEGRYQGLAADYIALIQDRLGVSLKPVEPTSWTEVLQQARDGRIDLLPGIMSTPERQGYLAFTRPYLDFPIVILAHEKGPQPRTLKDLYGLKVAVVENYAPHELLRTHHPDLNLVALPNVSSALQALATDAVDAVVGDLASSIWSLRQLKLEGLYVSGDTPYRYQLAMAAPRDQQALIGILDKVIADMSSDEVSEIQQRWVGNVVDQRSFWQDTLLYGLPAVLLLIAILAAVIRINRRLSSEISRRIALEQELRSSEYHYRGLIESLSAIAWEADANDFTYSYVSPHAEDLLGYPLHDWLKPGFWRSILHPDDALWAQALCESETAAGRDHSLDYRVMRADGQPLWVRNIVSMIEHGPRPLMRGLMIDISETKRTEDALRLSQQKFASVFEQCPDILLIARHSDGVLLEVNEAFEEQIGLSPGQVIGRTATELNLWAKEGMGPKLLERLHQGGIRNVEMTFRRNDGELFTGLTSAETFELDGSLALVVAVRDISQLKQTQQQLQTSEEKFAKAFHASPDGLLLSRQSDGLLLEVNEGFCRLTGYEFNTPIDQTSFDLGIWVDLNERKRLIGQLGRDGFVRDFSCHIRRSDGQIRLCELSARPLPIGGVDCMLTIARDITERHLMQEKLQLAATVFENTAEGVLITDTDQRISAVNRAFSEITGYSEIEALGQTPRLLASGQHDSAFYIAMWHQLTAEGHWQGEIYNKRKNGELYPSWLTISAVRNSEHVITHFVAVFADISSIKHAQAKLDYQAHHDPLTGLPNRALFENRLQAALTCAQVSNRQGAVLFLDLDRFKHINDSLGHPVGDLLLKGIAQRLKEQVRDVDTVARLGGDEFIILLPGLHKPTDAQAIANKLLACFVAPFQAGEHEFFTSASIGTSLYPQDGTDVATLIRNADAAMYRSKAKGRNRVEAYTCDLTVQASERIAMEHELRRAIERNEMSLSFQPKLSLKTQTLVGAEALIRWSHPTFGEVPPEHFIHLAEENGTILQLGDWVLEQACQQMHSWKKTYRAFGPLSINLAGAQLRQPNLAKRIEHLLKVYQLTAGDLQLEITENFIMSQAEEALAVLHQLKQLGVQLAIDDFGTGYSSLSYLKRLPLDILKIDKSFIRGLPDDPHDAAIARAIIALGRSMQLTIIAEGVENQAQQRFLAAEGCEQIQGYIVSLPLPPDEFAASFLRIALSDLSDGTVSKPSL encoded by the coding sequence ATGCTGCCGATGCCGGCCATTCTGTTGTCGTTCCTGATGCTGTGGAACACAGCGGCCGGCGCCCTGACCCTGACAGACGATGAAAAAACCTGGCTCACTGCCCACCCGCAGTTGAGGCTGGGCGTCGACGCCTCTTGGCCACCGTTCGAATTTCGTGACCAGGAGGGCCGGTACCAGGGATTGGCCGCCGACTACATCGCTTTGATCCAGGACCGTCTTGGGGTATCACTCAAACCGGTCGAACCCACTAGCTGGACCGAGGTGCTGCAGCAGGCACGCGATGGCCGGATCGATCTATTGCCGGGGATCATGTCAACGCCCGAACGCCAAGGTTACCTGGCTTTCACCCGCCCCTACCTCGACTTCCCCATCGTTATCCTGGCCCACGAGAAAGGCCCGCAGCCACGCACGCTCAAAGACTTGTACGGGCTGAAGGTGGCGGTTGTGGAGAACTACGCCCCTCACGAACTGCTGCGTACCCATCACCCAGACCTTAACCTGGTGGCCTTGCCCAATGTGAGTTCTGCTCTGCAGGCCTTGGCCACCGATGCGGTCGACGCCGTGGTCGGCGATCTCGCCTCGAGCATCTGGAGCCTGCGCCAACTCAAACTGGAAGGGCTGTATGTCAGCGGCGACACGCCTTATCGTTACCAGCTGGCAATGGCCGCCCCCCGCGACCAGCAGGCACTGATTGGCATCCTCGACAAAGTGATAGCCGACATGTCCAGCGATGAGGTCAGTGAGATCCAGCAACGCTGGGTGGGCAATGTTGTGGACCAACGCAGCTTCTGGCAGGACACGCTGCTCTACGGCCTGCCCGCCGTGTTGTTGCTGATTGCCATTCTGGCGGCGGTCATTCGCATCAATCGCCGCCTCAGCTCGGAAATTTCCCGGCGCATAGCGCTGGAGCAGGAGCTGCGCAGCAGCGAATATCATTACCGCGGCCTGATCGAAAGCCTGTCGGCCATCGCCTGGGAGGCCGACGCCAACGACTTCACTTACAGCTATGTTTCACCCCACGCCGAAGATCTGCTGGGCTACCCGCTGCATGACTGGCTCAAGCCTGGCTTCTGGCGCAGCATTCTGCACCCTGACGATGCGCTCTGGGCCCAGGCCTTGTGCGAAAGCGAAACCGCCGCGGGGCGGGACCATAGCCTTGATTACCGGGTTATGCGCGCCGATGGCCAGCCGCTATGGGTGCGCAACATCGTCAGCATGATCGAGCACGGCCCCCGCCCGCTCATGCGTGGCCTGATGATCGACATCAGTGAAACCAAACGTACCGAAGATGCTTTGCGGCTGTCGCAACAGAAGTTCGCCTCGGTGTTCGAGCAATGCCCGGACATCCTGTTGATCGCACGGCACAGCGACGGCGTGCTGCTGGAAGTCAATGAAGCCTTCGAAGAACAAATTGGCTTAAGCCCGGGTCAGGTGATCGGCCGCACCGCCACCGAGCTCAATTTGTGGGCAAAGGAAGGTATGGGCCCGAAGCTGCTGGAGCGCCTGCATCAAGGGGGCATCCGCAATGTGGAAATGACCTTCCGGCGCAACGACGGCGAGTTGTTCACGGGGCTTACTTCAGCCGAAACCTTCGAGCTGGACGGCAGCCTGGCGCTGGTGGTGGCAGTGCGCGATATCAGCCAGCTCAAACAAACCCAGCAACAACTGCAAACCTCCGAAGAGAAGTTCGCCAAGGCTTTCCACGCCTCGCCGGACGGGCTGCTGCTGTCGCGTCAAAGCGATGGCTTGCTGCTGGAAGTCAACGAAGGTTTTTGCCGCCTGACCGGTTACGAGTTCAACACACCGATCGACCAGACTTCGTTCGATCTCGGGATCTGGGTCGACCTCAATGAGCGCAAGCGTTTGATCGGCCAGCTGGGCCGAGATGGCTTCGTGCGTGACTTCAGTTGCCACATCCGCCGCAGCGATGGGCAAATCCGCCTTTGCGAGCTATCGGCAAGGCCGCTGCCAATCGGTGGTGTGGACTGCATGCTGACCATCGCCCGTGACATCACCGAGCGCCACCTGATGCAGGAAAAACTGCAGCTGGCTGCAACCGTGTTCGAAAACACTGCCGAAGGTGTATTGATCACCGACACCGACCAACGCATCAGCGCGGTCAACCGCGCCTTCAGTGAAATCACCGGCTACAGCGAGATCGAAGCCCTTGGCCAGACCCCGCGCCTGCTTGCCTCAGGCCAGCATGACAGCGCGTTCTACATCGCCATGTGGCACCAGCTCACCGCTGAAGGCCACTGGCAAGGCGAGATCTACAACAAGCGCAAAAATGGCGAGCTGTACCCCAGCTGGCTGACGATCAGCGCCGTACGCAACAGTGAGCATGTCATCACACACTTCGTCGCGGTATTTGCCGACATTTCCAGCATCAAGCACGCCCAGGCCAAGCTCGACTACCAGGCCCACCACGACCCGCTCACCGGCCTGCCCAACCGCGCGCTGTTCGAAAACCGCCTGCAAGCTGCGTTGACCTGCGCACAAGTGTCCAACCGCCAGGGCGCAGTGCTGTTCTTGGACCTTGACCGTTTCAAACACATCAACGACAGCCTCGGCCACCCGGTCGGCGATCTATTGCTAAAAGGCATCGCGCAACGCCTCAAGGAGCAGGTGCGCGACGTCGACACCGTGGCCCGCCTGGGTGGCGACGAGTTCATCATCCTGCTGCCGGGGCTTCACAAACCCACCGATGCCCAGGCTATCGCCAACAAATTGCTAGCGTGCTTCGTCGCCCCGTTCCAGGCGGGCGAGCACGAGTTTTTCACCAGCGCCAGTATCGGCACCAGTCTCTATCCGCAGGACGGCACCGACGTCGCGACCTTGATCCGCAACGCCGACGCCGCCATGTATCGCTCCAAAGCCAAAGGCCGCAACCGTGTGGAAGCCTACACCTGCGACCTGACCGTGCAGGCCAGCGAACGCATCGCCATGGAGCATGAACTGCGCCGCGCCATCGAGCGTAACGAGATGAGCCTGAGCTTCCAGCCCAAGCTGAGCCTCAAGACCCAGACGCTGGTGGGCGCCGAAGCGTTGATCCGCTGGAGCCACCCGACCTTTGGCGAAGTACCGCCTGAGCACTTCATTCACCTGGCCGAAGAGAACGGGACCATCTTGCAGCTAGGGGACTGGGTGCTGGAGCAGGCGTGCCAGCAGATGCACAGTTGGAAGAAGACCTACAGGGCCTTTGGCCCCCTGTCGATTAACCTCGCGGGGGCACAACTACGCCAACCCAACCTTGCCAAACGTATCGAGCACCTGCTCAAGGTCTATCAACTGACGGCAGGCGACCTGCAGCTGGAAATCACCGAAAACTTCATCATGAGTCAGGCCGAAGAAGCCCTGGCCGTGCTGCATCAACTCAAGCAATTGGGCGTGCAGCTGGCGATCGATGACTTCGGCACCGGCTATTCATCGCTCAGCTACCTCAAGCGCCTGCCGCTGGACATCCTGAAAATCGACAAATCGTTCATCCGTGGCTTGCCGGATGACCCCCACGACGCCGCAATCGCCCGCGCCATCATCGCCCTGGGGCGCAGCATGCAGCTGACGATAATCGCCGAAGGGGTAGAGAACCAGGCACAGCAGCGTTTCCTTGCCGCTGAAGGCTGCGAGCAGATTCAGGGATACATCGTTAGCCTGCCATTGCCACCTGATGAATTCGCAGCGAGCTTTCTTCGTATAGCACTAAGCGATCTTTCGGATGGCACGGTATCGAAACCCTCGTTATAA
- the rpoD gene encoding RNA polymerase sigma factor RpoD, whose translation MSGKAQQQSRIKELITRGREQGYLTYAEVNDHLPEDISDPEQVEDIIRMINDMGINVFESAPDADALLLAEADTDEAAAEEAAAALAAVETDIGRTTDPVRMYMREMGTVELLTREGEIEIAKRIEEGIREVMGAIAHFPGTVDYILGEYDRVTAEGGRLSDVLSGYIDPDDNIAAPTDEVPVPGAKAPAAKEESEDEEEESDGDDEEETESGPDPVIAAQRFGAVADQLQVTSKVLKKHDRSAKESIEALQALADLFMPIKLVPKQFDVLVERVRDALSRLRQQERAIMQLCVRDARMPRADFLRLFPGNETDQTWSGDLAKRSTKWAAALGEKDAAIVACQQKLIDLENETGLTVAEIKEINRRMSIGEAKARRAKKEMVEANLRLVISIAKKYTNRGLQFLDLIQEGNIGLMKAVDKFEYRRGYKFSTYATWWIRQAITRSIADQARTIRIPVHMIETINKLNRISRQMLQEMGREPTPEELGERMEMPEDKIRKVLKIAKEPISMETPIGDDEDSHLGDFIEDSTMQSPIDVATVESLKEATRDVLSGLTAREAKVLRMRFGIDMNTDHTLEEVGKQFDVTRERIRQIEAKALRKLRHPTRSEHLRSFLDE comes from the coding sequence CGCATGATCAACGACATGGGGATCAACGTATTCGAGAGTGCTCCGGATGCGGATGCCCTTCTGTTGGCGGAAGCCGACACCGACGAAGCAGCGGCCGAAGAAGCCGCTGCTGCGTTGGCGGCAGTTGAAACCGATATCGGCCGCACGACCGACCCTGTGCGCATGTACATGCGTGAAATGGGTACCGTCGAGCTGCTGACCCGCGAAGGCGAAATCGAAATCGCCAAGCGGATCGAGGAAGGCATCCGTGAAGTCATGGGCGCCATCGCTCATTTCCCGGGCACTGTCGACTACATCCTCGGCGAATACGACCGCGTCACCGCCGAAGGTGGCCGTCTGTCAGACGTTCTCAGCGGTTATATCGACCCTGATGACAACATCGCCGCGCCGACCGACGAGGTGCCAGTCCCTGGTGCCAAGGCGCCTGCCGCCAAGGAAGAATCGGAAGACGAAGAGGAAGAAAGTGACGGCGACGACGAGGAAGAGACCGAAAGCGGTCCTGACCCTGTCATCGCGGCCCAGCGCTTCGGCGCCGTTGCCGACCAGCTTCAGGTCACGTCCAAGGTCCTGAAAAAGCACGACCGTAGCGCCAAGGAAAGCATCGAAGCGCTGCAGGCCCTTGCTGACCTGTTCATGCCGATCAAGCTCGTGCCTAAGCAGTTCGACGTTCTGGTCGAGCGTGTGCGCGATGCCTTGAGCCGTCTGCGTCAACAGGAGCGTGCGATCATGCAGCTTTGTGTGCGTGACGCCCGTATGCCGCGTGCCGACTTCCTGCGCCTGTTCCCAGGCAACGAAACCGACCAGACCTGGTCCGGTGACCTGGCCAAACGCAGCACCAAATGGGCTGCCGCCCTGGGTGAAAAGGACGCCGCGATCGTCGCCTGCCAGCAGAAGCTGATCGACCTTGAGAACGAAACCGGTCTGACCGTTGCCGAAATCAAGGAAATCAACCGTCGCATGTCCATCGGTGAGGCCAAGGCCCGCCGCGCCAAGAAGGAAATGGTCGAGGCGAACCTGCGTCTGGTGATCTCCATCGCCAAGAAGTACACCAACCGTGGCTTGCAGTTCCTGGACCTGATTCAGGAAGGCAACATCGGCCTGATGAAGGCGGTGGACAAGTTCGAATACCGTCGCGGCTACAAGTTCTCGACCTACGCCACGTGGTGGATCCGTCAGGCAATCACCCGCTCGATCGCCGACCAGGCGCGCACCATCCGTATTCCGGTGCACATGATCGAGACGATCAACAAGCTCAACCGTATTTCCCGCCAGATGTTGCAGGAAATGGGCCGTGAACCGACCCCGGAAGAGCTTGGTGAGCGCATGGAAATGCCTGAGGACAAGATCCGTAAGGTATTGAAGATCGCCAAAGAGCCGATCTCCATGGAAACCCCGATCGGTGATGACGAAGATTCGCACCTGGGCGACTTCATCGAGGACTCGACCATGCAGTCCCCAATCGACGTAGCCACGGTCGAAAGCCTCAAGGAAGCGACCCGTGACGTGCTCTCGGGGCTGACCGCACGGGAAGCCAAGGTGCTGCGCATGCGTTTCGGTATCGACATGAACACTGACCACACCCTCGAAGAGGTGGGCAAGCAGTTCGACGTGACCCGTGAACGGATCCGTCAGATCGAAGCGAAGGCGTTGCGCAAGTTGCGCCACCCGACTCGCAGCGAGCACTTGCGCTCCTTCCTCGACGAGTGA